In one Grus americana isolate bGruAme1 chromosome 1, bGruAme1.mat, whole genome shotgun sequence genomic region, the following are encoded:
- the CTTNBP2 gene encoding cortactin-binding protein 2 isoform X5 translates to MATEGASGEPGSGGREDSAATAAKREFDVDNLSKPELRMLLSIMEGELEARDLVIEALRARRKEVFIQERYGRFNLSDPFLALQRDFEAGAGDKEKKPICMNPLSILEAVMAHCRKMQERMSAQLAAAENRQKKLEMEKSQLQNLELEHKKLSARLEEERGKNKHVVLMLVKECKQLSGRIVEEAQKLEEVMSKFEEEKKKATELEESLAAEKQRSTQMEAQMEKQLSEFDTEREQLRAKLHREEVHTSDLREERDKMIKMIEQLKKENESKTNLSLKNKDKNKDRSLVSVSVETEEPSSRTVACQTDTVVMDSSTENVKKLPLTVSVKPSTVNPLVSGNTKMNVCANAAFVKPVIDRQSSSSELVPPTTPVLTQNQNRIEENGQSTGSSPDVPSSTSPFSNSTSLCTPAAPTAAAQNSSLTSSMHSLHSPSANTTGHPGLNPRIQAARFRFQANANDQDQNGNTTQSPPSRDVSPTSRDNLVAKQVARNTVTQVLSRFTSPQSGAPPRSGTSHSMEVGTYPPVGRTNLKTPSVSRIDRGNPPPIPPKKPGLSQTPSPPHPQLKVLMDSSRSPNTSAKTDSKTVTSPLSSSPQGIRVINEEIISKSSPQLPPKPAIDLSVAPAGCAIPAIASSQVGAWPSHFPGLNQPACSENSFVIPTTIACSSSINPVSASSCRPCDSDSLLVTASGWSSSLTPLLTSGGPVPLGGRSTLLHQAAAQGNVTLLSMLLNEEGLDINYSCEDGYSALYSAATNGHTDCVRLLLTAGAQVDAADKNGFTPLCSAVAQGHVKCAELLIMYQADINHAAERGQTPLYLACKNGNNDCIKLLLEGGADRTVKNSDGWSPIHAAVDSGNVDSLKLLMYYGEPNNGNTLTDAQPNLDYFDLEKREDNCSSRVKPVISADLINHADKEGWTAAHIAASKGFKNCLEILCSHGGLEAERKDKCNRTLHDVATDDCKHLLENLNALNVPVRISVSGIEPAHCGTEEFDTENTICALNIRKQTSWDDFSKAVSQAVTNHFQAITSDGWRSLEDLSFNSAAESNIGLSASSILSVKLGNISWSTGQIFSQPPWDFLKKNRAEHITVFLFGPQEGCLNSVTYASMIHLQTLQNYLRLVEQYRNVIFHGPEGSLQDYIAYQIAVCMKQKQVAAGSTCEIIKVEVDAGFSKEQLAELFISSACLVPVKQPPVSKTTIVILENLERASLSELLGDFLAPLENRSSENPCTIQRANGVSGAFYFHENCFLLGTIAKCHLHGSDLLVQQHFRWVQLRWDGEPMRGLLQRFLRRKVINKKHFDSRSFKIKGLSSVEHKAKKYSNAENCRRSGVLTCSQTNLIVQRQSTSSM, encoded by the exons GCCCGGCGCAAAGAGGTTTTTATCCAGGAGCGATATGGAAGATTTAATCTGAGTGACCCATTTCTGGCTCTTCAGAGAGACTTTGAGGCAGGTGCTGGTgataaagaaaagaagccaaTATGCATGAACCCTCTGTCCATTTTAGAAGCTGTTATGGCTCACTGCaggaaaatgcaagaaagaatGTCAGCTCagttggctgctgctgaaaacagacaaaagaag ttggaaatggaaaaatctcaGTTACAGAATCTTGAGCTGGAGCACAAAAAGCTATCCGCTCGTCTCGAAGAAGAACGTGGAAAGAATAAGCATGTAGTATTGATGCTAGTGAAAGAGTGTAAGCAGTTGTCTGGCCGAATTGTAGAGGAAGCCCAGAAACTGGAAGAAGTGATGTCAAaatttgaagaggaaaagaaaaaggctacTGAATTGGAGGAGTCTCTTGCAGCTGAGAAACAAAGGAGTACACAAATGGAAGCTCaaatggaaaagcagctgtCTGAGTTTGACACAGAGAGAGAGCAGTTGCGTGCAAAACTTCATAGAGAGGAAGTGCACACCAGCGACCtcagagaagagagagataaaatgatcaaaatgattgagcaattaaaaaaggagaatgaaagTAAAACTAAtctctctcttaaaaataaagataaaaataaagataggagtcttgtttctgtttctgttgaaaCAGAAGAGCCAAGTTCAAGAACTGTTGCCTGCCAAACAGATACCGTAGTGATGGACAGTAGCACAGAAAATGTTAAGAAGTTGCCTTTGACTGTATCTGTAAAGCCTTCTACAGTGAACCCACTAGTGTCTGGCAATACAAAAATGAATGTGTGTGCCAATGCAGCATTTGTGAAGCCTGTAATTGATAGGCAATCTTCATCTAGTGAACTTGTCCCTCCCACCACTCCTGTTCTTACACAGAATCAAAACAGAATTGAGGAAAATGGACAAAGTACAGGCTCATCACCTGATGTACCAAGTAGCACTTCCCCTTTTTCAAATAGTACTTCCCTTTGCACCCCTGCAGCACCgactgctgcagctcagaaTTCCTCGCTAACTTCATCTATGCACAGTTTGCATTCACCATCTGCCAACACTACTGGGCATCCAGGCCTAAATCCACGAATCCAAGCAGCTAGATTTAGATTTCAAGCGAATGCGAATGATCAAGACCAAAACGGAAACACAACCCAAAGCCCTCCCTCAAGGGATGTATCCCCCACTAGTCGTGACAACCTAGTTGCCAAGCAGGTAGCTCGGAATACTGTTACCCAAGTCCTTTCGAGATTTACAAGCCCTCAGAGCGGCGCTCCGCCGCGGTCAGGGACGTCACATTCAATGGAAGTTGGCACTTACCCTCCTGTCGGTAGAACGAATTTAAAGACTCCCAGTGTATCAAGAATTGACAGAGGAAATCCTCCTCCTATTCCTCCTAAAAAACCAGGGCTTTCGCAAACTCCTTCTCCACCACACCCACAGCTTAAAGTTTTAATGGATAGTAGTCGATCCCCAAATACAAGTGCAAAAACTGACAGCAAAACAGTGACCTCACCTCTTTCAAGTTCACCACAAGGAATCAGGGTAATAAATgaggaaattatttctaaatccTCACCTCAGCTGCCACCAAAACCTGCTATAGATTTATCTGTGGCACCTGCAGGCTGTGCCATACCAGCCATAGCCTCATCTCAGGTGGGTGCCTGGCCTTCCCACTTCCCTGGACTGAACCAACCTGCATGTTCAGAAAATTCCTTTGTCATTCCCACCACCATTGCCTGTAGCTCCTCCATAAACCCTGTTAGTGCTTCATCCTGTAGACCATGTGATTCAGACAGCCTCCTGGTAACAGCATCAG GCTGGTCTTCCTCCCTAACCCCTTTGTTAACAAGTGGTGGTCCTGTCCCCCTGGGTGGCAGGTCCACCCTTCTTCACCaagctgctgcccagggaaatgtCACTTTATTATCAATGCTGCTTAATGAAGAAGGACTGGACATTAATTACTCTTGTGAAGATGGCTATTCTGCCTTGTATTCTGCTGCTACGAACGGACATACAG ATTGTGTGAGATTGCTGCTGACTGCAGGAGCACAAGTTGATGCTGCTGATAAAAATGGCTTTACACCCTTGTGTTCAGCAGTTGCTCAGGGACATGTCAA GTGTGCAGAATTATTAATTATGTATCAGGCTGATATTAACCATGCTGCTGAAAGAGGACAGACACCTTTGTACCTGGCctgtaaaaatggaaataacgATTGTATTAAGCTATTGTTGGAAGGTGGAGCAGATCGAACAGTAAAAAACAGT gATGGCTGGTCACCAATTCACGCAGCAGTGGATTCTGGAAATGTTGACAGTCTCAAGCTCCTTATGTACTATGGAGAGCCAAACAATGGGAACACTTTGACTGATGCACAGCCTAATTTAGACTACTTTGAtttggagaagagagaagacaaCTGTAGCAGTAGAGTAAAGcctgttatttctgcagatCTCATCAATCATGCTGACAAAGAGGGTTGGACTGCTGCCCACATAGCAGCATCAAAAGGCTTTAAG AACTGTCTAGAAATCCTTTGTAGCCATGGTGGACTAGAAGCTGAGAGAAAAGATAAGTGTAATCGAACATTGCATGATGTTGCTACTGATGATTGCAAACATCTCCTAGAAAACTTAA ATGCTCTTAATGTACCTGTAAGGATTTCAGTCAGTGGCATTGAACCAGCCCATTGTGGTACAGAGGAATTTGATACAGAAAACACAATATGTGCTTTAAATATCCGGAAACAGACATCATGGgatgatttttcaaaagcagtgagTCAGGCAGTGACAAACCATTTCCAAGCAATCACTTCTGATGGATGGAGGAGCCTAGAAGACCTGTCATTTAATAGTGCTGCAGAATCCAACATTGGCCTCAGTGCAAGCAGTATATTATCTGTCAAACTAG gaAACATTTCATGGTCAACAGGTCAGATTTTTTCCCAACCACCGTGGGACTTTTTGAAGAAGAACAGAGCTGAGCATATCACAGTGTTTTTGTTTG GACCTCAAGAAGGCTGCCTAAATAGTGTCACTTATGCATCTATGATCCATCTTCAGACACTTCAGAATTACCTCCGCCTG GTTGAACAATACCGTAATGTCATTTTCCATGGTCCAGAAGGAAGTCTGCAAGACTATATAGCATACCAGATAGCGGTCTGCATGAAG caaaagcaagtGGCTGCAGGATCCACATGTGAAATCATTAAAGTTGAAGTGGATGCTGGTTTCTCCAAGGAGCAGCTTGCAGAACTGTTCATCAGTAGTG ctTGTCTTGTCCCAGTTAAACAGCCTCCTGTAAGCAAGACAACCATTGTGATTTTAGAAAATCTGGAGAGAGCTTCTTTATCTGAATTACTAGGAGATTTTCTGGCACCTCTTGAGAATCGCAGTTCGGAAAATCCTTGCACTATTCAGAGAG CAAATGGAGTTTCTGGTGCCTTTTACTTTCATGAGAACTGCTTTTTACTGGGGACAATCGCAAAGTGTCATCTTCATGGCTCTGACCTGCTGGTTCAGCAGCATTTCCGTTGGGTTCAGCtcaggtgggatggggaaccAATGCGTGGCTTGCTTCAAAGGTTCTTAAGAAGAAAAGTTATAAACAAG AAACACTTTGATAGTAGATCATTCAAGATCAAAGGACTGTCTTCAGTTGAGCACAAAGCCAAGAAATACAGCAATGCAGAGAATTGCAGAAGAAGTGGTGTTCTGACTTGTTCACAGACAAATCTCATAG ttcAGAGGCAAAGTACCTCCTCCATGTGA